In Capsicum annuum cultivar UCD-10X-F1 chromosome 11, UCD10Xv1.1, whole genome shotgun sequence, one genomic interval encodes:
- the LOC107846828 gene encoding uncharacterized protein LOC107846828, with product MGNCQAVDAAALVIQHPSGKIDRMYWPMTASEVMKMNPGHYVSLIIPLPISSSDENSDQKTVRFTRVKLLRPTDTLVLGRAYRLVTTQEVMKVLRAKKHAKMKKNQTEVQENQRSNCELESGNCESDKNKAIRHEGHRQRPGTTNLAVSASRSKSWRPTLQSISESNS from the exons ATGGGAAATTGCCAGGCTGTAGATGCAGCTGCACTAGTCATACAACATCCAAGTGGAAAGATAGACAGGATGTATTGGCCTATGACTGCTAGTGAAGTTATGAAAATGAACCCTGGTCACTATGTTTCTCTCATCATCCCTCTTCCTATCTCCTCGTCCGATGAGAACTCCGATCAGAAAACTGTTCGTTTCACACGCGTTAAGCTTCTCCGGCCAACGGATACTTTAGTCCTTGGTAGAGCTTATAGACTTGTTACAACTCaag AGGTGATGAAGGTATTGAGAGCTAAGAAACATGCAAAGATGAAGAAGAATCAGACAGAGGTGCAAGAAAATCAGAGGTCAAACTGTGAACTTGAAAGTGGAAACTGTGAATCAGATAAGAACAAG GCAATAAGACATGAAGGACACAGGCAAAGGCCTGGAACAACAAACTTAGCTGTTTCTGCTTCAAGGTCCAAATCATGGCGTCCCACTTTACAGAGTATCTCTGAGTCCAATAGCTAA